A region of Deinococcus cellulosilyticus NBRC 106333 = KACC 11606 DNA encodes the following proteins:
- a CDS encoding LysR family transcriptional regulator, with protein MKLYQLRALVAVADTGSLSRAAQRLQVSQSSISEAIQALERHHQNQLVARGSQGSRMTPLGAQVVKHARVALQALDSIDQEVALHSGQLQGVLRISTFRSITSQLMPAVMARLKQLHSGIQLDLMECTICYEETLLAPLHEGKADLAFIPNGEAAGLDAWTILQDPFVALVPESWSLRERLHPADLQGRVLITTRDCDCTLRIERYLLEHQIKPAETIRVQEDLTMYNMVREGIGACLTGRFALDYQPAHTRVLPLACALHRNIRLVLRPEGRDVPIIQQFLQVFQTVLNDAPFAVLERSSAALEMHFRP; from the coding sequence ATGAAACTGTACCAGCTGCGGGCCCTTGTTGCAGTGGCAGACACCGGAAGCCTGTCCAGAGCTGCACAGCGGTTGCAGGTCTCCCAGTCTTCGATCAGTGAGGCCATTCAGGCCCTGGAGCGGCACCACCAGAACCAGCTTGTGGCCCGTGGTTCTCAGGGGTCCCGCATGACTCCACTCGGAGCCCAGGTGGTGAAGCATGCCCGTGTGGCCTTGCAAGCCCTGGACAGCATCGATCAGGAGGTGGCCCTGCATTCCGGCCAGTTGCAGGGGGTCTTGCGCATTTCCACCTTTCGCAGCATCACCAGTCAGCTCATGCCTGCAGTGATGGCCCGGCTGAAACAACTGCACTCTGGCATCCAGCTGGACCTGATGGAGTGCACCATCTGTTATGAAGAAACCCTGCTTGCCCCTCTGCATGAAGGAAAAGCCGATCTGGCCTTCATCCCAAATGGTGAAGCCGCAGGGCTGGATGCCTGGACCATCCTGCAAGATCCCTTTGTGGCCCTGGTGCCTGAAAGCTGGAGCCTGCGAGAACGTCTGCATCCTGCAGATCTGCAAGGCAGGGTGCTGATCACCACCAGAGACTGTGACTGCACCCTGCGCATCGAAAGGTACCTGCTTGAGCACCAGATCAAGCCTGCTGAAACCATCCGTGTGCAAGAGGACCTCACCATGTACAACATGGTCCGGGAGGGCATCGGAGCGTGCCTCACGGGTCGCTTTGCCCTGGATTATCAGCCTGCACACACCAGGGTTCTGCCACTGGCCTGTGCGCTGCACCGCAACATCCGTCTGGTCCTGCGTCCAGAGGGACGGGATGTTCCCATCATCCAGCAGTTTCTGCAGGTCTTCCAGACCGTCCTGAACGACGCTCCTTTTGCTGTGCTGGAACGGTCCTCTGCTGCACTGGAAATGCACTTCAGACCCTGA